The Flavobacterium faecale genome has a segment encoding these proteins:
- a CDS encoding pyruvate dehydrogenase complex dihydrolipoamide acetyltransferase, with protein MAIKVTMPRLSDTMTEGTVATWLKKVGDKISEGDILAEIETDKATMEFESFNEGTLLYIGIPEGETAPIDSLLAIIGEEGEDISALLSGDAPVAEASAPSKEEAAKPTETKATTAPAALPAGVIVVTMPRLSDTMTEGTVATWLKKVGDVIAEGDILAEIETDKATMEFESFNEGTLLYIGIEEGNSAPIDSLLAIIGPAGTDISGIAQGFSAGGSAPAAATEEAKPAAAAPAAQAQEPAATVTTDGGRIFASPLAKKIASDKGVNLAQVKGSGENGRIVKSDIENFTPAAAVPAAAAKSDAPAAAAPKLFVPAGEVVTEEIKNSQMRKIIAKRLAESLFTAPHYNLVIEVTMDDAMKSRATINSVPDTKVSFNDMIIKACALALKKHPKINSQWSADAITINHHVNIGVAVAVEDGLVVPVLKFTDAMSLSQIGASVRDLAGRAKNKKLGPAEMEGSTFTVSNLGMFGITEFNSIINQPNSAILSVGAIVEKPIVKNGQIVVGNTMMLSLACDHRTIDGATGAQFLQTLKQFIENPVTMLA; from the coding sequence ATGGCAATTAAAGTAACAATGCCTCGTTTAAGCGATACTATGACGGAAGGAACGGTAGCGACTTGGCTTAAAAAAGTTGGTGATAAAATAAGTGAAGGTGATATCCTAGCTGAAATTGAAACTGACAAAGCAACAATGGAATTTGAGTCTTTCAACGAAGGTACTCTTTTATATATCGGAATTCCTGAAGGAGAAACAGCTCCAATTGATTCTTTATTAGCAATCATTGGTGAAGAAGGTGAAGATATTTCTGCACTTTTATCTGGTGACGCTCCTGTTGCTGAAGCTTCTGCTCCATCTAAAGAAGAAGCTGCAAAACCAACTGAAACTAAAGCTACTACAGCTCCTGCTGCTTTACCAGCTGGTGTTATCGTTGTAACAATGCCTCGATTGAGTGATACTATGACCGAAGGTACTGTAGCAACTTGGTTGAAAAAAGTAGGTGACGTTATTGCCGAAGGTGATATCCTTGCTGAAATCGAAACAGACAAAGCAACAATGGAATTTGAGTCTTTCAATGAAGGAACTCTTTTATATATCGGAATTGAAGAAGGGAATTCTGCTCCAATTGATAGCTTATTAGCTATTATCGGACCTGCAGGAACTGATATTTCAGGAATTGCGCAAGGTTTCAGTGCTGGAGGATCTGCTCCTGCTGCTGCAACTGAGGAGGCTAAACCTGCTGCCGCTGCACCTGCTGCACAAGCTCAAGAGCCTGCTGCTACAGTTACAACTGATGGTGGAAGAATTTTTGCTTCTCCTCTTGCTAAGAAAATTGCAAGTGATAAAGGTGTTAATTTAGCACAAGTTAAAGGTTCAGGTGAAAATGGACGTATCGTAAAAAGCGATATCGAAAACTTTACTCCTGCTGCTGCCGTACCAGCTGCTGCTGCAAAATCTGATGCTCCTGCTGCTGCTGCACCAAAATTATTCGTACCTGCTGGAGAAGTAGTTACCGAAGAAATTAAAAACTCGCAAATGCGTAAAATCATTGCGAAACGTTTGGCTGAATCATTATTCACAGCACCTCATTACAACTTAGTAATAGAAGTGACTATGGACGATGCGATGAAATCTAGAGCTACTATCAATAGCGTTCCTGATACAAAAGTATCTTTCAACGATATGATAATCAAAGCTTGTGCTTTGGCATTGAAAAAACATCCAAAAATCAACTCTCAATGGTCTGCTGATGCAATTACAATCAATCACCACGTAAATATTGGTGTTGCTGTAGCTGTAGAAGACGGATTGGTTGTTCCTGTTTTGAAATTCACAGATGCTATGAGTTTATCTCAAATTGGTGCTAGTGTAAGAGATCTTGCTGGAAGAGCTAAAAACAAAAAACTAGGACCTGCTGAAATGGAAGGAAGTACTTTTACTGTTTCTAACTTAGGCATGTTTGGTATTACTGAATTCAATTCAATCATCAACCAACCAAACTCTGCAATCCTTTCTGTTGGAGCAATTGTTGAAAAACCAATTGTTAAAAACGGACAAATTGTAGTAGGAAACACTATGATGCTTTCACTAGCTTGTGACCACCGTACAATCGATGGAGCAACTGGAGCACAGTTCTTACAAACATTAAAACAATTCATTGAAAACCCAGTTACAATGCTTGCATAA
- a CDS encoding glycosyltransferase → MEKVNKIVLIIGSVWPEPNSSAAGYRMLHLISCFQEKGYHVIFSSPAMDSDFMVSLKEYNVEKQNIKLNCSSFDEYILVINPAIVLFDRFMMEEQFGWRVAENCPKAVRILDTEDLHCLRLARQKAFKERRLFEIEDLLEEEVAKREIASILRSDLSLMISKFEIEILKSLFKIDDKLLFYLPFVLNIKDEVNFIPFERRKDYVFIGNFLHEPNWNAVQYLKETVWPLIRQKQPNAELHVYGAYLSQKVLQLHQPKQGFLIKGRADSAEKVISEARVLLAPLRFGAGLKGKLFESMQYGTPTVTSSIGAEAMHDKLPWNGFVADIEEDFARKAVELYNDEKIWLQAQRNGVAILKSCFDRDTVETKFKVAVSFLIENREKHRKSNFYGILLQHHSLNSTKYMSRWIEEKNKK, encoded by the coding sequence ATGGAAAAAGTCAATAAAATAGTTTTAATTATAGGGTCAGTTTGGCCAGAACCCAATTCTTCGGCTGCAGGATATAGAATGTTACATCTTATTTCTTGTTTTCAAGAGAAAGGCTATCATGTTATATTCTCGAGTCCTGCTATGGATAGTGATTTTATGGTTAGCCTAAAAGAATATAATGTTGAGAAACAGAACATCAAACTTAACTGCTCCTCTTTTGATGAATATATTTTGGTAATAAATCCTGCTATAGTCCTCTTCGATCGGTTCATGATGGAGGAGCAATTTGGCTGGCGAGTAGCCGAGAATTGTCCAAAAGCAGTTCGCATACTCGATACCGAAGATTTACATTGTTTGCGACTAGCTCGTCAAAAAGCATTTAAGGAAAGAAGACTTTTTGAAATTGAAGATTTACTGGAAGAAGAGGTTGCTAAGCGAGAAATAGCTAGTATCCTGCGATCTGATTTGTCTTTGATGATTTCCAAATTTGAAATTGAAATCTTGAAGTCACTTTTTAAAATTGATGATAAATTGCTGTTTTACCTTCCTTTTGTATTAAATATCAAGGATGAAGTTAATTTTATTCCATTCGAAAGAAGAAAAGATTACGTGTTTATTGGTAATTTTTTACATGAACCCAACTGGAATGCAGTACAATATCTAAAAGAAACCGTTTGGCCACTCATAAGGCAAAAGCAACCTAATGCGGAATTACATGTGTATGGTGCTTATCTCTCGCAAAAAGTATTGCAATTGCACCAACCTAAGCAAGGTTTTTTAATCAAAGGCCGTGCAGATAGTGCCGAAAAGGTTATATCAGAGGCTAGAGTTCTTTTGGCCCCTTTGCGATTTGGAGCAGGATTAAAAGGGAAGTTATTTGAGTCTATGCAGTACGGCACGCCTACGGTTACCTCTTCGATAGGAGCAGAGGCAATGCATGATAAATTGCCTTGGAATGGATTTGTAGCCGATATTGAAGAAGATTTTGCAAGGAAGGCTGTTGAACTCTATAACGATGAGAAAATATGGTTACAAGCTCAAAGGAATGGTGTTGCTATTTTGAAATCATGTTTTGATAGGGATACCGTCGAAACAAAATTTAAAGTAGCTGTTTCGTTTTTAATTGAGAATAGAGAAAAGCATAGGAAATCTAACTTTTATGGAATTCTTCTGCAACATCATAGTTTGAACAGTACAAAATACATGTCAAGATGGATTGAAGAAAAAAATAAAAAATAG